In one window of Comamonas testosteroni DNA:
- a CDS encoding pilus assembly protein TadG-related protein, which produces MRGSAAQRRQHGAFLITFALFMLFLLGFMGIALDLGRLFIVKTELQTAMDSCALAAARELNGQSDAITRAQSAGMAAGNSNNANLQSASWNGVGKITASDVGIFRDKTYAQTTLAKDARYVECKYTMNSIKLWLLQAMGAFTGDSATWPNTGTVGARAVATRSVAQSSCPIPVQLKQSKFTTLNKGDWIIALSKSGSSGSDFGWANLDGSTSATETWAEMEGKYCSSEYPPLPIGTSGVKTSVFEYWNHRFGIYKGALNATNGPTVSRPDYTGYIYTATNWPSKFNAYNGPAQGGIPNFITQRQSFTPCSPSCPINGSNETAVSSAQLQSYGADRRLVLTPVVNTAGNVVNFACMLMLQPISNPIKEDIYLEFRGNASDLDSPCTTTGLAGGTNGPLVPVLVR; this is translated from the coding sequence ATGCGTGGTTCTGCCGCACAGCGGCGGCAGCATGGTGCCTTTCTGATTACCTTTGCCCTGTTCATGCTGTTCCTGCTGGGCTTTATGGGCATTGCATTGGATTTGGGCCGGCTGTTTATCGTCAAGACCGAACTGCAGACGGCCATGGACAGCTGCGCGCTGGCAGCGGCACGAGAACTCAATGGTCAATCTGACGCCATCACGCGCGCCCAGAGCGCAGGCATGGCGGCGGGCAACAGCAACAACGCTAATCTGCAATCCGCAAGCTGGAACGGCGTTGGCAAGATCACCGCCAGCGATGTAGGGATCTTTCGCGACAAGACATATGCACAGACTACCCTCGCCAAAGATGCACGGTATGTCGAGTGCAAATACACCATGAACAGCATCAAGCTCTGGCTGCTGCAAGCCATGGGTGCCTTTACCGGCGATAGCGCCACCTGGCCCAATACAGGCACCGTAGGTGCGAGGGCCGTGGCCACACGAAGTGTTGCCCAAAGTTCCTGCCCAATCCCGGTGCAGTTGAAGCAGTCCAAATTTACGACCCTCAACAAGGGCGACTGGATCATCGCGCTCAGCAAGTCAGGAAGCAGTGGTAGCGACTTCGGCTGGGCCAATCTGGACGGATCGACGAGCGCTACCGAAACATGGGCAGAAATGGAGGGGAAATACTGTAGCTCCGAGTATCCTCCTCTTCCTATCGGCACCAGCGGCGTGAAAACCTCTGTTTTTGAATATTGGAATCACCGCTTTGGTATTTACAAGGGTGCTCTAAATGCGACCAATGGCCCAACCGTAAGTCGCCCTGATTACACGGGCTATATCTACACCGCCACAAACTGGCCCAGCAAGTTCAACGCCTACAACGGCCCAGCTCAAGGCGGCATCCCCAACTTCATAACGCAGCGCCAGTCGTTTACTCCTTGCAGCCCCAGCTGCCCCATTAATGGGAGCAATGAAACTGCTGTTAGCTCCGCACAACTCCAAAGCTATGGCGCAGACCGCCGCCTTGTACTGACACCTGTCGTGAATACCGCAGGCAATGTGGTCAATTTCGCCTGCATGCTGATGCTTCAGCCAATTTCCAATCCGATCAAAGAGGACATTTACCTCGAGTTCCGAGGCAATGCCAGCGATCTCGACAGTCCCTGCACCACCACCGGTCTGGCAGGCGGAACAAACGGCCCTTTGGTACCCGTCCTTGTAAGGTGA
- a CDS encoding TadE/TadG family type IV pilus assembly protein: protein MRKYQHQQQGAALIELALSIPFMIMLSMIVIEFGRALYEYNTVTKSVRDAVRYLSVQMPNTLCANAQNLVVYGTTTTGTQPLAPGLKTSAVSCSWQTTGALPLINTVTVTVTGYHFTSPVSGVFGLQLFTNGGINFGNITATMRTLT from the coding sequence ATGCGCAAATATCAGCATCAACAACAAGGGGCAGCGCTGATTGAGCTGGCGCTAAGCATTCCTTTCATGATCATGCTGAGCATGATCGTCATCGAGTTCGGCCGGGCGCTTTACGAATACAACACGGTGACCAAGTCGGTACGCGATGCTGTGAGGTATCTTTCCGTGCAGATGCCAAACACCCTGTGTGCCAATGCGCAGAACCTTGTGGTGTACGGCACAACTACTACGGGCACCCAACCACTGGCCCCCGGACTCAAGACCAGCGCCGTGAGCTGCAGCTGGCAGACCACAGGTGCACTTCCGCTGATCAATACCGTCACCGTCACGGTTACCGGGTACCACTTCACGTCACCGGTGTCCGGCGTGTTCGGCCTGCAGCTGTTCACCAACGGCGGTATCAACTTCGGCAATATCACCGCCACGATGAGGACGCTGACATGA
- a CDS encoding TadE family protein: MKHLTQRGSTLIEFALGLLIFLMFLLGVVDFSRLLYTWTAANEATRAGARYAVVCDDLNQKASVLQYMKNRLPQITAVDVKWKPDSCTTATCQSVTVSIPQDGLKFQWIAPIVGSAAQTVIDMPGFSTTLPREIMYQDLNVRSDCTP; encoded by the coding sequence ATGAAACACCTCACTCAACGCGGCTCCACGCTCATTGAATTTGCACTGGGGCTACTGATCTTTCTGATGTTCCTGCTGGGCGTGGTGGACTTCAGCCGCCTTCTCTACACCTGGACCGCGGCCAACGAGGCCACACGTGCCGGTGCTCGCTATGCGGTGGTGTGCGATGACCTGAATCAGAAAGCTAGCGTGCTGCAATATATGAAAAATCGGCTGCCGCAGATCACCGCTGTGGACGTGAAATGGAAACCCGACAGCTGCACGACTGCCACCTGCCAGAGCGTCACGGTAAGCATCCCTCAAGACGGTCTGAAGTTCCAATGGATCGCGCCCATCGTGGGTTCGGCGGCGCAGACCGTCATCGACATGCCGGGATTTAGCACCACCCTGCCGCGTGAAATCATGTACCAGGATCTAAACGTCCGCTCGGACTGCACTCCTTAA
- a CDS encoding AAA family ATPase, whose product MKIAIISPNTAHLREMAHVLQEQSHQVQTFEGGKTRMPTIAEQELPDLIIVDGMCCDPADLAPVEQVTTHHPRMAVVLLCAQQTPEFLLQSMRAGVREVLPSPPPPQALADAVQRLASKLQDSTTNRAQGQVMAFLPCKGGAGATFLATNLGWALAQKHSVLLIDLNLQFGDALPYLHEGKPSSTLADVARDLHRIDASFLTASTVKITPRLHVLAAPEDAMHAMEVEPGHIEAIVQLAATHYDFVLLDMGRVLDPLALRVLDKAQCIIPVLLPNVPAVRNAQKLLRMFHDLGYPQSRLHPVLNRVDRRSEIGLSEVRKTLGLEQQWRSIPDSAQEVQAAINAGAPLAESARSSSVVRELAAWADALSPRTHEENGNFLNRLFRRA is encoded by the coding sequence ATGAAAATCGCCATCATCTCCCCCAACACCGCCCATCTCCGCGAGATGGCCCATGTGCTGCAAGAGCAATCCCATCAGGTGCAGACCTTCGAGGGTGGCAAGACCCGCATGCCCACGATTGCCGAGCAGGAGCTGCCGGATCTGATCATCGTCGATGGTATGTGCTGCGACCCCGCAGACCTGGCTCCGGTGGAACAGGTAACCACCCATCACCCACGCATGGCCGTGGTCCTGCTGTGCGCCCAGCAGACACCAGAGTTTTTGCTGCAATCCATGCGGGCGGGCGTGCGCGAGGTTCTGCCATCGCCGCCGCCGCCGCAGGCGCTGGCCGATGCCGTTCAGCGCCTTGCCAGCAAATTGCAGGACAGCACCACCAACCGTGCACAAGGGCAAGTCATGGCCTTTCTGCCCTGCAAGGGCGGTGCCGGCGCCACTTTCCTGGCCACCAACCTGGGCTGGGCGCTGGCGCAAAAGCACTCCGTGCTGCTTATCGACCTGAATCTGCAGTTTGGCGATGCGCTGCCCTATCTGCATGAAGGCAAGCCAAGCTCGACATTGGCGGATGTGGCACGTGACCTTCACCGCATTGACGCATCTTTTCTCACGGCCAGTACGGTAAAGATCACACCGCGCCTGCATGTGCTGGCGGCCCCCGAAGATGCCATGCATGCCATGGAAGTGGAGCCCGGGCATATTGAGGCCATCGTGCAACTGGCTGCCACACACTACGACTTCGTGCTGCTGGACATGGGGCGCGTGCTGGACCCATTGGCTCTACGCGTGCTCGACAAAGCGCAGTGCATTATTCCTGTGCTGCTGCCCAACGTACCCGCCGTGCGCAATGCGCAAAAGCTGCTGCGCATGTTCCACGATCTGGGCTACCCGCAAAGCCGCCTGCATCCGGTGCTGAACAGGGTGGACAGGCGCAGCGAAATCGGTCTGTCGGAAGTGCGCAAGACCCTGGGCCTGGAACAGCAATGGCGCAGCATTCCCGACTCAGCCCAGGAAGTACAAGCAGCCATCAATGCTGGAGCACCGCTGGCCGAATCCGCTCGCAGTAGCAGCGTGGTGCGCGAGCTGGCGGCCTGGGCCGATGCACTGTCACCTCGAACTCATGAAGAAAACGGTAATTTTTTGAACCGGCTCTTTCGCCGGGCGTAG
- a CDS encoding CpaF family protein: protein MSLRDFLTAPSTRTPKPLLQVVSESADMSAMPAAEPHAPSTPIYSHSAAYLALRSRIHAKLLERFDLAALDAVSVQTLQQEIATMTERLLTEDSAAINDLERKMLIRDIQHEMLGFGPLELLMADPSVSDILVNRYDQIYVERQGRLELTPVVFTDEKHLLRIIDKIVSRIGRRIDESSPMVDARLPDGSRVNAVIPPVALDGPMMSIRRFARIPLRMENLINDLKSLTPGMALVLEALAKAKVNMIISGGTGAGKTTLLNILSSYIPTTERVVTIEDAAELQLQQPHVVRMETRPPNIEGRGEITQRSLVRNALRMRPDRIIIGEVRGAEAVDMLQAMNTGHEGSLTTIHANTARDSLARLENMVGMAGLNLPHQAARQQIASAITVIVQALRLTDGKRKITSIQEITGMEGDVVTMQEIFAFTQTGIGANGEVQGYFHATGVRPKFADRLKGFGIALPDSIFAPERHYQ, encoded by the coding sequence ATGTCACTACGAGATTTCTTGACCGCGCCATCGACACGCACGCCCAAGCCTCTGCTGCAGGTCGTGTCTGAGTCCGCAGATATGTCGGCTATGCCCGCAGCAGAGCCTCATGCGCCATCCACCCCCATCTATAGTCACTCTGCGGCCTATCTGGCACTCAGAAGCCGCATTCATGCCAAGCTACTGGAGCGGTTTGATCTTGCTGCCCTGGATGCAGTATCCGTGCAGACACTGCAGCAAGAAATTGCGACCATGACCGAGCGACTACTGACTGAGGACTCCGCAGCCATCAACGATCTCGAGAGAAAAATGCTGATCCGAGATATCCAGCACGAGATGCTGGGTTTCGGTCCACTCGAGCTGTTGATGGCCGACCCTTCGGTATCGGACATCCTCGTCAATCGCTACGATCAGATCTATGTGGAACGCCAGGGCCGGTTGGAGTTGACGCCCGTTGTCTTTACCGATGAAAAGCATTTACTGCGCATCATTGACAAGATCGTTTCACGCATAGGCCGACGCATCGACGAATCCAGCCCCATGGTCGATGCCCGCCTGCCAGATGGTTCGCGCGTGAATGCGGTCATCCCGCCCGTTGCCCTTGATGGCCCCATGATGTCGATCCGGCGCTTTGCACGCATCCCTTTGCGCATGGAGAATCTGATCAACGACCTCAAAAGCCTGACACCTGGCATGGCCCTGGTTCTTGAGGCTCTGGCCAAGGCCAAGGTGAACATGATCATCTCTGGCGGCACCGGCGCCGGCAAGACAACGCTGCTCAACATTCTCTCTAGCTATATTCCAACAACGGAACGCGTGGTCACCATCGAGGATGCGGCCGAGCTGCAACTGCAGCAGCCGCATGTGGTGCGCATGGAAACGCGCCCGCCCAATATAGAGGGCCGTGGCGAAATCACGCAGCGATCCCTTGTGCGTAACGCACTGCGCATGCGCCCTGACCGCATCATCATCGGCGAAGTCCGGGGCGCCGAAGCGGTAGACATGCTGCAGGCCATGAACACCGGCCACGAAGGCTCGCTGACGACCATCCACGCCAACACTGCGCGCGACTCGCTGGCACGTCTGGAGAACATGGTCGGCATGGCAGGCCTCAATCTGCCGCACCAGGCCGCACGCCAGCAGATTGCATCGGCCATTACGGTGATCGTGCAGGCACTCCGGCTCACGGATGGCAAACGCAAGATCACCAGCATCCAGGAGATCACGGGCATGGAGGGGGATGTGGTGACCATGCAGGAGATCTTTGCCTTCACCCAGACCGGGATCGGCGCCAATGGTGAAGTCCAGGGATATTTCCACGCCACGGGTGTCAGACCCAAGTTCGCCGATCGGCTAAAAGGCTTCGGCATTGCGTTGCCCGACAGCATCTTCGCTCCAGAACGCCACTATCAATGA
- a CDS encoding type II secretion system F family protein: MLSFFSSHSILVIIGLVFVAVLLLLEALHTIWKQYKSPEAKRLERRLRALSAADDNSNPTKLVKERVLSDMPRMQRVLQTMPRAHQLDRFIVQSGLDWTVSGLLLGSAILFALGMLTTIMLRQPMEFGVLSSLVLGSLPWLFLQRKRLQRLKRMEHQLPEALDLIARALRAGHAFSASLQMAGEELTEPIADEFRLVHDEINYGTSLQQALTNLGERVPITDLRYFIVAVLIQRESGGNLTEMLSNLSRLIRERLKLHAKVRVLSADGRMSAWFLGLMPFGLAALLNLMNPEFMHPLWTDPIGITILKWLAALMVIGLLLLRSIARIRV; this comes from the coding sequence ATGCTGTCCTTTTTCTCTTCCCACTCGATCCTGGTAATCATCGGTCTGGTGTTTGTAGCAGTGCTCCTGCTACTGGAAGCACTGCACACGATCTGGAAGCAGTACAAGAGTCCTGAGGCAAAGCGGCTTGAGCGCCGGCTCAGAGCCTTGTCAGCAGCCGATGACAACAGCAATCCGACCAAGCTGGTCAAGGAGCGCGTACTTAGCGATATGCCCAGGATGCAGCGTGTGCTGCAAACCATGCCGCGCGCGCACCAGCTAGACCGCTTCATTGTTCAATCAGGCCTGGACTGGACGGTTTCGGGCTTGCTGCTAGGCAGTGCAATACTGTTTGCGCTAGGTATGCTGACAACCATCATGCTTCGCCAGCCTATGGAGTTTGGCGTGCTTTCAAGTTTGGTGCTGGGCTCCCTTCCATGGCTGTTTCTGCAACGCAAAAGACTGCAGCGCCTGAAACGTATGGAGCACCAACTCCCAGAAGCGCTGGACCTCATAGCGCGCGCATTGCGCGCAGGCCATGCATTTTCCGCAAGCCTGCAGATGGCTGGAGAAGAACTGACCGAACCTATCGCCGACGAGTTCCGCCTGGTGCATGACGAGATCAACTATGGCACATCGCTACAGCAGGCCTTGACCAATCTGGGCGAGCGGGTACCGATCACAGATTTGCGCTACTTCATCGTCGCCGTACTGATACAGCGCGAATCTGGCGGCAACCTCACCGAGATGCTCAGCAACCTGAGTCGCCTGATCCGCGAGCGCCTCAAGCTCCATGCCAAGGTCCGCGTACTCTCCGCTGACGGGCGAATGTCGGCTTGGTTCCTGGGCTTGATGCCATTTGGACTGGCCGCTCTGCTCAATCTAATGAATCCGGAATTCATGCATCCGCTCTGGACTGACCCTATTGGCATCACCATTCTGAAATGGTTGGCCGCACTGATGGTCATAGGTCTGTTGCTGCTGCGCAGCATCGCCCGTATCAGGGTATGA
- a CDS encoding type II secretion system F family protein: MLIVALLTFTALMLAAGALFFWATPTVAERRLQSLTPTSQDKGWTETVVKLVGPFAHLSSPTKDSDATPLRLRFLNAGIRHESAPLLYFGVKTLLPLALGLTVYSLMRAASKADSTQLLFFPLVTALVACYLPNLVLRWMASRRKREIFENFPDAADLMLVCVEAGMGLDAALGKVTDEIRIKSEALAEELHWTNLEMRAGSTREKSLRNLAARTGVDEIHTFTAMLTQADRFGTSIGESLRVFSDDLRHKRQMRAEELAAKIPTKMLLPLVTCIFPAIIMVVLGPAIIRIVRMILPMMGGSM; encoded by the coding sequence ATGTTGATCGTCGCCCTGCTCACTTTCACCGCCCTCATGCTGGCTGCTGGAGCCTTGTTCTTCTGGGCAACGCCAACAGTCGCCGAGCGACGCTTACAGTCACTTACACCCACCTCTCAAGACAAGGGGTGGACAGAAACAGTCGTCAAGCTGGTCGGCCCATTTGCACACCTGTCGTCACCCACCAAAGACAGTGATGCAACGCCATTGCGGCTGCGCTTTCTGAATGCCGGCATCCGCCACGAGAGTGCACCACTGCTGTACTTTGGAGTCAAAACGCTGCTGCCTCTTGCTTTGGGGCTGACGGTGTACTCGCTCATGCGGGCAGCCAGCAAGGCAGACAGCACCCAGCTATTGTTCTTCCCCTTGGTGACCGCTCTTGTGGCCTGCTACCTGCCGAATCTGGTTCTGCGCTGGATGGCCTCGCGCCGCAAGCGCGAGATCTTTGAAAACTTTCCCGATGCCGCTGACTTGATGCTGGTCTGCGTAGAAGCAGGCATGGGCCTGGATGCCGCGCTGGGCAAGGTAACCGATGAAATTCGCATTAAAAGTGAAGCCCTGGCAGAGGAGCTCCACTGGACTAACCTGGAAATGCGTGCTGGCAGCACTCGCGAAAAATCCTTGCGAAATCTGGCGGCCCGCACCGGTGTAGATGAAATTCACACTTTTACGGCCATGCTGACGCAGGCAGACCGATTTGGTACCAGCATAGGCGAATCGCTCCGGGTTTTCTCGGATGATCTACGCCACAAACGGCAGATGCGCGCCGAAGAGCTCGCTGCCAAGATCCCCACCAAGATGCTGCTGCCGCTGGTGACCTGCATCTTCCCGGCCATCATCATGGTGGTTCTGGGTCCGGCCATCATACGAATCGTGCGCATGATCCTGCCCATGATGGGCGGCAGCATGTGA
- the argA gene encoding amino-acid N-acetyltransferase, with protein MSTVFNFTFVPWFRSVAPYIHKFRHQTFVVGLTGEAIDAGKLSSIVQDLAMIQAMGVKIVLVHGFRPQVNEQLRLKGQEPRYYNGMRVTDSIALDCAQEAAGQLRYEIEAAFSQGLPNTPMAGARVRVISGNFLTARPVGIVDGVDFMHSGLVRKVDVEGIRSALDSEAMVLVSPFGFSPTGEAFNLSMEEVATRVAIELKADKLLFLTEVPGVRMDPSGPADENNPIDTELPLDAARRLLAQLPPAQQPTDVGFYLQHCVRACEHGVERSHILPFSTDGALLLEIYVHDGIGTMVIDEKLEELREATIDDVGGIIQLIEPFERDGTLVKRDRTEIERDIASYTVIEHDGVIFGCAALHPYLEAKTAEMAAVTVSPKSQGTGDGEKLLKRIEQRARALGCETMFVLTTRTMHWFIKRGFQPVEPEWLPEARKAKYNWGRRSQVLVKKL; from the coding sequence ATGTCCACCGTCTTCAATTTCACCTTTGTTCCCTGGTTTCGGTCTGTGGCCCCCTATATCCACAAGTTCCGACACCAGACCTTTGTGGTGGGCCTGACTGGTGAAGCCATTGATGCGGGCAAGCTCAGCTCCATCGTCCAGGATCTTGCAATGATCCAGGCCATGGGCGTCAAGATCGTGCTGGTGCACGGCTTCCGCCCCCAGGTCAACGAGCAATTGCGCCTCAAGGGCCAGGAGCCGCGTTACTACAACGGCATGCGAGTCACCGACTCCATTGCACTGGACTGTGCCCAGGAAGCGGCCGGCCAGCTGCGTTACGAAATCGAAGCAGCCTTCAGCCAGGGACTGCCCAACACGCCCATGGCCGGTGCGCGCGTGCGCGTGATTTCGGGCAACTTCCTCACGGCACGTCCCGTGGGCATCGTCGACGGCGTGGACTTCATGCACTCGGGCCTGGTGCGCAAGGTCGACGTGGAAGGCATTCGCAGCGCACTGGACTCCGAAGCCATGGTGCTGGTCTCGCCCTTCGGCTTCTCCCCCACGGGCGAGGCCTTCAACCTCAGCATGGAAGAAGTGGCCACCCGCGTGGCGATCGAGCTCAAGGCCGACAAGCTGCTGTTCCTGACCGAAGTGCCTGGCGTGCGCATGGACCCCAGCGGCCCGGCCGACGAGAACAACCCCATCGATACCGAGCTGCCGCTGGACGCCGCGCGCCGCCTGCTGGCCCAGCTCCCGCCCGCACAGCAGCCTACCGACGTAGGCTTTTATCTGCAGCACTGCGTGCGTGCCTGCGAGCATGGCGTGGAGCGCAGCCATATCCTGCCCTTCTCGACCGACGGAGCGCTGCTGCTGGAGATCTATGTGCACGACGGCATAGGCACCATGGTCATTGACGAAAAGCTCGAAGAACTGCGCGAGGCCACGATCGACGATGTGGGCGGCATCATTCAGCTGATCGAGCCCTTCGAGCGCGACGGCACGCTGGTCAAGCGCGACCGCACCGAGATTGAACGCGATATCGCCAGCTACACCGTCATCGAGCATGACGGCGTGATCTTCGGTTGCGCGGCCCTGCACCCCTACCTCGAGGCCAAGACCGCCGAAATGGCCGCCGTCACCGTCTCGCCCAAGAGCCAGGGCACGGGCGATGGCGAAAAGCTGCTCAAACGCATCGAGCAGCGCGCACGCGCCCTGGGCTGTGAAACCATGTTTGTGCTGACCACGCGAACCATGCACTGGTTCATCAAGCGCGGCTTTCAGCCCGTGGAGCCCGAATGGCTGCCGGAGGCCCGCAAGGCCAAGTACAACTGGGGCCGCAGGAGCCAGGTGCTGGTGAAGAAGCTCTGA
- a CDS encoding AraC family transcriptional regulator: MGFASPEHGAHALDLQHAQISSLPVTGVEQRYPPGHVVPQHSHARGHLIYASEGVLLVESPCGQWLVPPTTAVWLRPGMLHRITATTAVRAFGLFVDEACSAGLPAQDCVLHVSPLVRELMAALADLPHQAAHRPRDALLGALLLEELRALAPLPYYLPWPEDVLMRRICESMLRAPAQRTTAQALARQHALTPKTLHRRFLKSTGMSWGRWYQQMRLMASIPQLLQGMAITTVALESGYESHSAYTAAFRKQFGRPPSEFAAAADRATPR; this comes from the coding sequence ATGGGTTTTGCATCTCCCGAACATGGCGCACATGCCCTGGATCTGCAGCATGCTCAGATCTCGTCACTGCCTGTCACCGGCGTTGAGCAGCGTTATCCGCCCGGACATGTGGTGCCGCAGCACAGCCACGCGCGCGGCCATCTCATCTACGCCTCGGAAGGCGTGTTGCTGGTCGAGTCCCCCTGCGGCCAATGGCTGGTTCCTCCGACCACGGCAGTGTGGCTGCGCCCGGGCATGCTGCACCGGATCACGGCGACCACGGCGGTGCGGGCCTTTGGTCTGTTCGTTGATGAGGCGTGCTCGGCAGGCTTGCCAGCACAGGACTGCGTGCTCCATGTCTCGCCGCTGGTCAGGGAGTTGATGGCGGCGCTCGCCGACTTGCCCCATCAGGCAGCGCATCGCCCGCGCGATGCGCTGCTGGGCGCTCTTCTTCTGGAGGAGTTGAGGGCCCTGGCCCCGCTACCGTATTACTTGCCTTGGCCTGAAGATGTGCTGATGCGACGCATTTGCGAGAGCATGCTGCGTGCACCGGCGCAGCGCACCACGGCGCAGGCCCTGGCTCGGCAACACGCTCTCACGCCCAAGACACTGCACCGTCGATTCCTGAAAAGCACCGGGATGAGCTGGGGCCGGTGGTATCAGCAGATGCGCTTGATGGCCTCCATCCCCCAGTTGCTGCAGGGCATGGCCATCACGACCGTGGCACTGGAAAGCGGCTATGAAAGCCATAGTGCATATACGGCGGCTTTCCGCAAACAGTTCGGCCGCCCACCGTCGGAATTTGCGGCTGCGGCAGACAGAGCGACGCCACGTTAG
- a CDS encoding 2-isopropylmalate synthase translates to MLADPSTKYRAFPVVDLPTRQWPARTLTQAPVWLSTDLRDGNQALFEPMNQERKLRLFQELVAIGFKEIEIGFPSASQTDFDIVRHLIDAQLIAHDVTPMVITQLREDLIATTVRSVAGARRVIVHLYNAVAPAFREIVFGMEVPQIIAMVEHHVRHLRQLTEQHPETEWVLQYSPETFCMAELEVSLAVCNAAIAAWDAGPKRPMIINLPTTVEVSTANVFADQIEWMDRRLARREHITLSVHPHNDRGTGVACAEQALLAGAQRVEGCLFGNGERSGNVDLVTLALNLYTQGIAPGLDFSDIAAVARIAEASTGLPIHPRHPYVGDLVFTAFSGSHQDAIAKGFAAQKADAPWRVPYLPIDPQDLGRTYDSIVRVNSQSGKGGIAFLLQKDRGITMPRRMQIEFSAIVQAWADSSETELGSAQIWELFEATYLHAQAGSRSLRYESHRLFDNPQGQGIELHWHDADGQPRLRSGIGNGPVAATVAALDWPLRIDSYEERSLGNGADACAVAIIEAALPGVPGSRFGVGMHENIVTASVMALMNAAARFEGDMIQARA, encoded by the coding sequence ATGCTGGCTGATCCCTCTACCAAATACCGCGCATTTCCCGTTGTGGACTTGCCCACACGCCAATGGCCTGCCCGAACATTGACGCAAGCGCCCGTGTGGCTTTCGACCGATTTGCGCGACGGCAACCAGGCGCTGTTCGAGCCCATGAACCAAGAGCGCAAGCTGCGACTGTTCCAGGAGCTGGTCGCCATTGGTTTCAAGGAAATTGAAATCGGCTTCCCCTCCGCTTCGCAGACCGACTTCGATATCGTGCGTCACCTCATCGATGCCCAGCTGATTGCGCACGACGTCACGCCCATGGTCATCACCCAGCTGCGCGAGGACCTGATTGCCACCACGGTGCGCAGCGTGGCCGGCGCGCGCCGCGTGATCGTGCACCTGTACAACGCCGTGGCCCCGGCCTTCCGCGAAATCGTCTTTGGCATGGAAGTGCCGCAGATCATTGCCATGGTGGAGCACCATGTGCGCCACCTCAGGCAACTGACCGAGCAGCACCCCGAAACCGAGTGGGTGCTGCAGTACTCCCCGGAGACCTTTTGCATGGCCGAGCTGGAAGTTTCCCTGGCCGTGTGCAATGCCGCGATTGCCGCCTGGGATGCCGGCCCCAAGCGCCCCATGATCATCAACCTGCCAACCACCGTGGAGGTTTCTACCGCCAATGTGTTTGCCGACCAGATCGAATGGATGGACCGGCGTCTGGCGCGGCGCGAGCACATCACGCTTTCGGTACACCCCCATAACGACAGAGGCACGGGAGTCGCCTGCGCCGAACAGGCCCTGCTGGCCGGTGCCCAGCGTGTCGAGGGCTGCCTGTTCGGCAACGGCGAGCGCAGCGGCAATGTGGATCTGGTGACGCTGGCCCTGAACCTCTACACCCAGGGCATTGCTCCAGGCCTGGATTTCTCAGACATCGCTGCCGTGGCACGCATTGCCGAAGCCTCGACGGGCCTGCCCATCCATCCGCGCCACCCCTATGTGGGCGATCTGGTGTTCACGGCATTTTCCGGCTCGCACCAGGATGCGATTGCCAAAGGCTTTGCGGCGCAGAAAGCCGATGCTCCATGGCGCGTACCCTATTTGCCCATAGACCCTCAGGACCTGGGACGTACCTATGACAGCATCGTGCGTGTCAACAGTCAGTCCGGCAAGGGCGGCATTGCCTTTCTGCTGCAAAAGGACAGGGGCATCACCATGCCGCGGCGCATGCAGATCGAGTTCAGCGCCATCGTCCAGGCCTGGGCCGACAGCAGCGAGACCGAACTCGGCAGCGCACAAATCTGGGAGCTGTTTGAAGCCACCTACCTGCATGCCCAAGCCGGATCTCGGTCACTGCGTTATGAAAGCCACCGCCTGTTCGACAACCCGCAAGGCCAGGGTATCGAACTGCACTGGCACGATGCCGACGGGCAACCCAGGCTGCGCAGCGGCATCGGCAACGGCCCTGTTGCAGCCACCGTCGCTGCACTGGATTGGCCGCTGCGCATAGACAGCTATGAAGAGCGCAGCCTGGGCAACGGCGCCGACGCCTGCGCCGTTGCCATCATCGAAGCCGCATTGCCTGGGGTGCCCGGCTCACGGTTTGGCGTAGGCATGCACGAGAACATCGTCACTGCATCGGTGATGGCGCTCATGAATGCCGCTGCGCGCTTTGAGGGGGACATGATTCAGGCCCGCGCCTAG